A window of Amycolatopsis australiensis contains these coding sequences:
- a CDS encoding ATP-binding protein, whose product MDPIRNPFAPGAGQRPPELAGRERELKAFEVVLERVARGRPERSLVLTGLRGVGKTVLLGELRAMAVRHKWGAGKIEARPDAELRRPLSAALHRAIRDLAVRHRAPDRVEEVLGVLKAFALRANKPDAKLRDRWQPGIDVPAAQGRADSGDIEIDLVELFTDVAELAADVGTGVALLIDEIQDLQPDDVSALCAACHELSQSGAPLVVVGAGLPHVPAVLSASKSYSERLFRYARIDRLDREDADYAVLAPIEREDAGIEPEALDALFDASGGYPYFIQAYGKAAWDAAPSDPITVKDVQVAAPEAEAELAVGFFGSRYDRATPAEREYLLAMAELTQGRDEPAGTADVAVFLGRKPSSLSPARDSLMKKGLVYSAERGQIAFTVPHFGHYLLGRD is encoded by the coding sequence GTGGACCCCATCCGCAACCCCTTCGCGCCCGGCGCCGGGCAGCGGCCGCCTGAGCTGGCCGGGCGTGAACGTGAGCTCAAGGCTTTCGAGGTCGTCCTCGAACGGGTCGCGCGGGGGAGACCCGAACGCAGTCTCGTGCTCACCGGGCTGCGCGGGGTCGGGAAGACCGTGCTCCTCGGGGAGCTGCGCGCGATGGCCGTCCGGCACAAGTGGGGTGCCGGGAAGATCGAGGCGCGGCCGGACGCCGAGCTGCGGCGGCCGCTGTCCGCCGCGCTGCACCGGGCCATCCGGGATCTCGCCGTGCGGCATCGCGCGCCCGACCGGGTCGAAGAGGTCCTCGGCGTGCTCAAGGCCTTCGCGCTGCGGGCCAACAAGCCCGACGCCAAGCTCCGCGACCGGTGGCAGCCCGGCATCGACGTGCCCGCCGCGCAAGGACGGGCCGACTCCGGGGACATCGAGATCGACCTCGTCGAGCTGTTCACCGACGTCGCCGAGCTGGCCGCGGACGTCGGGACCGGGGTCGCGCTGCTCATCGACGAGATCCAGGACTTGCAGCCCGACGACGTCTCGGCGTTGTGCGCCGCCTGCCACGAGCTGTCCCAGTCCGGGGCGCCGCTGGTCGTCGTCGGGGCCGGGCTGCCGCACGTGCCCGCCGTGCTCTCGGCGTCCAAGTCCTACTCCGAGCGGCTGTTCCGGTACGCGCGGATCGACCGCCTCGACCGCGAGGACGCCGACTACGCCGTGCTGGCGCCGATCGAGCGGGAGGACGCCGGCATCGAGCCGGAAGCCCTCGACGCGCTCTTCGACGCGTCCGGCGGCTACCCGTACTTCATCCAGGCCTACGGCAAGGCGGCCTGGGACGCGGCGCCGTCCGACCCGATCACCGTCAAGGATGTCCAGGTCGCGGCCCCCGAGGCGGAGGCAGAACTAGCCGTGGGCTTCTTCGGTTCCCGCTACGACCGCGCGACGCCCGCCGAGCGCGAGTACCTGCTCGCGATGGCCGAGCTGACCCAGGGCCGCGACGAGCCCGCCGGCACCGCCGACGTCGCCGTCTTCCTCGGGCGCAAGCCGTCGTCGCTGTCGCCGGCTCGCGACAGCCTCATGAAGAAGGGCCTCGTCTACTCCGCCGAACGCGGCCAGATCGCCTTCACCGTGCCGCACTTCGGCCACTACCTGCTCGGACGCGACTGA